TAATTAGACCTATAATTTTCATCCTTCACATTGATTTATTTCCTCTTGTAATGCTAACAATAATGATAATATCTGATTAATATTGACCAGGAATGTAGAAATGTTCATGGAACCACTCCTTCATGTGGAACCATTAAGGCTAGTAAGTGACCTTCAAATTTTCCTCAGCATAGTATGTTATAATTAACATTTGTACTATTATAATCAATCTATCTCCTTATTCTTCTAATGCATGCCTGTACAGAAAATAATCGGATATCTTACCACCATAATGGACAATATAAGCGCGGAAGTATCGTCTAAAGCCTGGAAAAAGAAGGTCATAAGTGCAGTTCTTGCTCTAATGTTCATAGCCACCATTCTGCTTTTCTCAATGTATTAGATTGCTTGTACTAGGAATCAGATTGGTTTTTGCCCCATCTTACTCAAAAAGTGGGCAAATCAGTCCTTGTACGTTAGATAAAAGAGCAAACTTCTATATGTAAAAGAGGTGCTCGTGGCATGCCAAATGTAACAATCTAGTTATTCTATTATCTATGCCAGCTTTTAAGAgtaaaaattgatgaaatttttaaaagaaaggaCAAGTTTGCTTTTTGATGTTACGTACAATGACTAATTTACTCATGTTTTGAGTAAATGGGGCGAAATGTAATTTGACTCCTACTACAAGAGCCTCCATTGTATTTTACCTTCTTATTCTCATCGTTCAATTAGGCTACGTAACGAACAGCTATCCGCAACATAAACCCTACAAACTATGTAACTAGCTGCATGCATATTATGCTTCTTTTGAAAGTTAAAAACAACTTGTATTTTATTCGGTTTAGTTTGCGGTTAGCATCGGAAAGATAGGTCTGTCTCAAACAACATAAACAAGTACACCTACATACAGGCTAATACGGCTAGCAGCATAACTACAAAATATATATCACTGCCCATGCTACATTTTCATCCTTACCATAAACAAGCAACTAGTGTGTAAACTTCTAAACAAGTCAAtgcacaaaaaaataaataaataaaggataaAGGTCTTAACTATCTCTTCCACCATTAAACCGAGATGACGAAGCTCCCCATGCTCCCTGCAAGTAACAATATAGAACAACTCTATTAAAAGCAACACCAACAAATTGACAAGGAAGAAAACTCCGTGGGAAGCAAGCAGTAAGGACACAAACTTATTCAAGCATTTATACTAACCAGTCGACACAACCAGATCTTCAGGAGGGTTTCAATAAATGATGACGTTGTAGCGAGTCATGTATCCCCATCACAGATATGCTTTCACATCCAAGAAGCTCACGAAGCTTAGCATCACACAATACCACCATTGAGTTTGATGGATCCTGAAACAAATATAACCAAATTATTCCGAGAGATAATAGGAGAGCTCCCTAAGTCTAAGCCTGAAAAACGTCGATATGCGGGATAAAGAATGGCCTAAACAAGTCAATGGTACAAAAATCCAAGGGGCACGGAGATAGGGGCAGAATTAGCTCTCAGAGAGAGATGCAGAGAACATGGCAATGCATTTAAGCTGCTAAAGTAAAAGTGCACAAACTCATGCACTCTCCCGCACCTCCAAATGATTGAGCTTTATGTACTCCCATACACGTCGTTCAGCCTCGGTTGCTTGCATCTCTCTTCCTTCAGCATCCAAAAATTTGGCAAGTGCTTCGGATATTACAACAGGGTTGTCACTCAGTTCAACACTTTCGGTTTTAGGCTCAGCATCAGCTTGTGCTCGTTTAGTTTGACTTGACTCCTCTGAAATGATTAGCAAGATTATATAATCCAATGAAACAAGTATCAAATCCATGTCATTAACAAATATATACTGCACATAAAGCATTAACACGTACTCGAAGGCTCAAATGCGGTAATATGTTTGGCTAGCAGTTTGTTCATCTTGAACATGTCCGTACAGTCTGTCTCGAACACTAAGCGTAAGGCATCATCACAAATTATCTTTCTCTTGTTACTTGGATCTTGAAGGCTGTTCTTCCTTATATATGCCCACAGCTGCTTCACAATCTAGATCAAGCAAAGACAAATgtcttgttttatttttttttaagttgCGATGGTTTAATAGAATCAATCATTACAAGCATTGAACTGAAAAACTAACTCAACAACTAATTCATCTCTAACTAACTAACTAAAACAAATATGGAGAACCCGCATATTTACACAATACGGGACTCGAACTTGAGGGCCTCAACCTTGCCATTGAGTCGAGAGCTCGTCGACCAGAGAGATATTTtaaagcaccaaaatccacacaTGAGAACTTTATTTAGAATGCTGTTGAAGGAAAAAAATTCATTGAACAGAGAAACCAACCTCAGTCCTTGGCAAAGCTGGCTCACCAACAATCACTTGAAGTGCTGGTGAAACACTACAAACTTTGTTCAGACCCCCTGGTCCACCTCTTCTTTTGGTTCCAACTGGTGCACTGCAATAACATTATAAAACAGACAAACACTGAATCATTGATGAAGCTAATAATTGTCATTCTATAATGTTGCGAACTTAAGCAAACTTGAACTCACAACCTCTAAAAAACTTGGTAAAAGTACTCTGGAGGCTCTTGTACTAAgagtcaaattgcattttgccccctctATTCAAAAAATGGGTAAACTAGTCcttatatgttagatcaaagagcaaattaattctttctgttaaaaattcATTTGCCCTTAAAAACTAGCATGACTGACGaaataatcaaatactaacagaaatggatgaaatttttaacaaaataaccaaTTTGCACTTTAATTTTAGCATATGAGGAccaatttgcccattttttagtACAAAGGGTAAAATGTCGCTATGGTACTTTTACAGCTAAAATTCAGTGTGACCAACATTTAAATTACACTAAAAATGGTAACTTTCGTGAATCCGTAAAAGGGAAAATTACACTAAAAAGCCCTAATTTTTACAAGTCTAACCACTTAAGGAGGAAATCCCCAACTTCAGTTGAACTAAACGTGCAAAAAAGGCCTATCCTTTTGCACCAAATGAATAAATGGCTAAACCTCAAATTGATATGCCCAAAACCCTAAATTGAACTTCATTTCTTACACACGTCTCCCAAAATTCTTGCAAATTtcggaaaaagaagaaaaaaaggaaggGAAAACCTTTCTTTAAGCACTTCTGTGGCGGCAACGGTGGTGGCATTGACTTGGCCTTTCGTCACAACCGCCTGCAGCTGTTGCTGTTGAGGCTGAACCAGCGGCGGCGGTGGTTGAGCCGTAAACGGAGCACGTGAATGCGACTGAGGGTGTTGACGGAAGCTAAGGTCGTGGGAAGGGAAATGAGGGTGGTGGTTGTAGTGGTGGTGTTGAGGGGCAAAACGGGCAGGAAATTGTTGGTGAGGGTAGGAAAGGAACTGTGTATGTTGTTGTTGGAGGGTAAAATGGTCCTTCGGAGTAGTAGGGTGAGAGCGGAGGAGAAGACTGATATGGTCTCTGATAAACCCAGCTTTATGAGAAAGGTCGAGCCCAAGCTTAGCCTCCAACTGCTGAACAACGCCGTTTAAGGTGGTAACGGCGTTAGGGTCCGACTGCCGGAGAAGAATCTCCACCCCTCTTGCTATCTCTTGGTCCGACACCATGATTGTTCTCTGTTTCCACCTACGTATAATACCATAAAATACAAGATTATTTGTTTAACTGAAAAAACGGACTCGcaagaaaaaaaaacacacacacaaattGTTTGTTTCTCTGTCTATCTTTTTTCCTGTCCTTCTGCTCTTGTCTTTTATGTCTTTCTCTCTCTTTTGGATTTCACATCAAATGACGAAAATGTCCCTTTTTTTTTCCCTTGTGgtattaattttcttttcttctcttttctttttgttgtGTGTGTTTGGATTGGAAGAAAATGAAAGCGTTGGATAAGAAATTAGTGGGGGTGGGTCAACAACTGCAGTGGAATGTTGTTGAGGAGCAAGCAAATGGGTTTGACCCTAAAACTACAATTTATGTTGGATTTAAATGTCTCAATTATGATTCCAATACAAAAATTAAgtttataaatatcaaaattttaaaattctaataaaaaatcattataatttaaccaatttaaataCGAAATAATTCGAATTCAAAATTACTCGAATATAAAACAGCTTgaacaaataaaacaaaacaacctAATTCAAAAATCCAACCAATAAATTTAAACGATTCGAAATCTAAAATAATATGATTTTAAAATAACTCGTGACTAGAGTAACTCAAATTCAAAATTCATCAATCGAAACTAACCTAAATCTCAAAGGTATAGATAAAGTTGAAAACTTTAAAGTTTGAATTGAACTAATTAAGAGCCGCACTAAGTAGGCAGGGgcgtaaaattacattttgacttTATGAAATAATAAACTTATGATTttctcataaaaaaattaatttaactttGATCACTCAAAAAAATTCTTAGCTCGACTGTTCCAAATTTATCTTGTTCCTGTTTGAAATCAATTAGAGCCATTAAAATATAAGTATTTTATTAATCAAATCATTTTGTTAGGCTAACTGCCAGATTGGGTGTTAAATGTTAGACAtgaaacatatttaaaacatatggATTAAATGTTTGGACCTATTGCATATACAACTTTAGATACGATGTATTAAAAAAACCAATCCTCCTAAAATTTTAATAACATTTTTTTTAACATGTCAAATTCAAATTGTCTATATAATAGGCATTCACATGTTTGAAATTTAATCCAACGTGTTTTAAACATG
The Gossypium arboreum isolate Shixiya-1 chromosome 10, ASM2569848v2, whole genome shotgun sequence genome window above contains:
- the LOC108460996 gene encoding uncharacterized protein LOC108460996, which translates into the protein MVSDQEIARGVEILLRQSDPNAVTTLNGVVQQLEAKLGLDLSHKAGFIRDHISLLLRSHPTTPKDHFTLQQQHTQFLSYPHQQFPARFAPQHHHYNHHPHFPSHDLSFRQHPQSHSRAPFTAQPPPPLVQPQQQQLQAVVTKGQVNATTVAATEVLKESAPVGTKRRGGPGGLNKVCSVSPALQVIVGEPALPRTEIVKQLWAYIRKNSLQDPSNKRKIICDDALRLVFETDCTDMFKMNKLLAKHITAFEPSKESSQTKRAQADAEPKTESVELSDNPVVISEALAKFLDAEGREMQATEAERRVWEYIKLNHLEDPSNSMVVLCDAKLRELLGCESISVMGIHDSLQRHHLLKPS